DNA from Salinispora arenicola:
GAACACGTGTTCGAACACCCAGTCGACACGGGGTCGTGTCACCCTGCTCGCTATGGTGGTGCGATGCTGCTCTCCGATCGTGACCTGGCCGCCGAGATCAAGGCCGGCACGCTGGCGCTGGAGCCGTTCGATCCCGCGCTGGTCCAGCCCTCCAGCATCGACGTACGGCTGGACAAACTCTTCCGGGTGTTCAACAACCACCTGTACACGCACATCGACCCGTCCCGGCAGCAGGACGACCTGACCTCGACGGTCGAGGTGCCTGCCGGCGAGCCGTTCGTGCTGCACCCCGGCGAGTTCGTGTTGGCCTCCACCCTCGAGGTCATCTCACTCGGGGACCAGCTCGCGGGGCGGCTGGAAGGCAAGAGCTCACTCGGCCGGCTCGGGCTGCTCACCCACTCGACCGCCGGTTTCATCGACCCGGGCTTCTCCGGTCACGTGACGCTGGAACTCTCCAACGTGGCGAACCTGCCAATCATGCTGTGGCCCGGCATGAAGATCGGTCAGCTCTGCATCTTCCGTCTCTCCTCACCCGCCGAGTACCCGTATGGATCAGCCGTCTACGGATCCCGGTACCAGGGGCAGCGTGGGCCCACGCCCAGCCGCTCCTGGCAGAGTTGGCACACCTGGCCGACGCGCTGACGCTTGGCGACCCAGCGGCTACTCACGGGCGAGCCCGCAGCGTCACCCGTCGGAACCGACAGGCGTACACGACGAGGCCCCGGACGACTACGTCGTCCGGGGCCTCGATCCAGTCGTCGGTTCAGCCCGGTCGGCGGAAGCCAGCGACCGACATGCTGTTGATGCTGCCCACCATGACTGGTTTGCCGGTCCGGGGCGCGTGCACCATCTGGCTGTTGCCCAGGTACAGCCCGACATGGTGCAGGTTGCTGGGGCTGGAGAAGAAGACGAGGTCGCCGGGGCGTGCTTCGGACCGCGAGATCGCCTTGCCCTCGTTCCACTGGGCGCCGGTGTAGTGCGTCAGGTAGATGCCAGCGGCCTTGTACGCGTACTGCGTCAGCCCCGAGCAGTCGAACGAGTTGGGGCCGGTGGCACCCCAGACGTACGGGTCACCCACCTGTGCGCAGGCGGTTTTGATGGCGGTTCGGGCAGCCGCGCTGACCACGCCGTTGATGGTGGGGCACTGTGGAGTCGACACCGTGGTCACCGGCAGCGAGGCCTTGAGTCGCTTGATCTCGGCGTCGATCTGCTTCTTCTTCGCCGCCAGCCCTTTCTCCTGTTTGCCCTGCGCGACGATCAAGGCATCGAGTTTCTGCTTCTCAGTGTCGTACTTCTGACGGATCGCCACCACTTCCTCGAGCTGCTTGCGCTCCATGGCGGCTACCCGATCCAACAGGACCAACTGCTCGCCGATCGAATCGGAATCGGGATTGACCAGCAACGCGCCGATTTCCCGCGACGGTCCGGTCATGTAGTAGCGCGAGGCCAGGTCACCGATCCGGTTTGTCGCGATCTCGCTTTCCAGCAGGAGCGGCGCGATCTTCTTCTCCAGCTCGGCCGACTTCTCACGGTTGACCTTGAGTTGTGCCCGGACCTTGTTGTACTGCTCGATCGTGGGCTCCAGCTCGCGCCACTGCTTGTCGATAGCGGCCTCGATCTCGTCGACGGACGGCTCGGCGTGGGCGGGGACCGCCAGCACACCGGCACTGACCGCGACCGCGGCGGTCAGGGTGAGCAGACCGCGGGCGGCCCGACGCAGCCCTTTCGGGCGACGCGACCATACCGAGGCATCGCGATGAGGGGGCGTGGTTGCCACCGGCACCGACTCCTTTTGCAACCCGGGCCGCGGGGCGCCTCGGGCAGGAGGGGACGAGGCAGACGATCCACTGCGGCCGACGCATAACATTAGGGAATACTCGGTAGGGAATCAAGGCGAGCGAGTCGCTATCACTTCTGCGTGATCAGCCACTGACAAATAGTGTCGACGACTCAACCCAAGAATGGCGAATGTCGGAAAAACCAACATCCGCTGCCATTACTGGTGGTCACGAAATTGCCGCTGGGCTGACAACGCGGGCAGGCCGGCGGGCACGACCGCGGGTCGCGGGCCAGGTTCCCGGGCACCAGGGCGCCGTCCGCCAGCCGGCGCAGGTGGGGTCTACTCGCGACCCGCTCACCGCCCTGCTCGCGCCCCGCGGCTACTCCGGCCGCATCGACCGGAGCAGGACACTCGCCACGTCGACGACCTCGACCTGCTCGCCAGCGCCCTTACCGTTCACGCCGTCGTTCAACATCGTCGAGCAGAACGGACAGCCAACCGCCACCGTCGCCGCACCGGTCGACATGGCCTCCTCGACCCGATCCACGTTGATCCGCTTACCGATCTTCTCCTCCATCCACATGCGGGCGCCGCCGGCGCCACAGCAGAAGGAGCGTTCACTGTTCCGCGGCATCTCGGTGACCTCGCCCTGGACGGCGGTTCCGAGCACCTCGCGCGGTGGGGCGAACACCCGGTTGTGCCGGCCCAGGTAGCAGGGGTCGTGATAGGTGACGCCGCCGTCGATCGGCTGCACCGGGGTCAGCTTGCCGGTGGCCACCAGGTGCGCCAGCAGCTGGGTGTGGTGCACGACCTCGAACTCACCACCGAGTTGCCCGTACTCGTTGCCCAGCGTGTTGAAGCAGTGCGGGCAGGTGGCGACGATCTT
Protein-coding regions in this window:
- a CDS encoding NlpC/P60 family protein, giving the protein MATTPPHRDASVWSRRPKGLRRAARGLLTLTAAVAVSAGVLAVPAHAEPSVDEIEAAIDKQWRELEPTIEQYNKVRAQLKVNREKSAELEKKIAPLLLESEIATNRIGDLASRYYMTGPSREIGALLVNPDSDSIGEQLVLLDRVAAMERKQLEEVVAIRQKYDTEKQKLDALIVAQGKQEKGLAAKKKQIDAEIKRLKASLPVTTVSTPQCPTINGVVSAAARTAIKTACAQVGDPYVWGATGPNSFDCSGLTQYAYKAAGIYLTHYTGAQWNEGKAISRSEARPGDLVFFSSPSNLHHVGLYLGNSQMVHAPRTGKPVMVGSINSMSVAGFRRPG
- the dcd gene encoding dCTP deaminase; this encodes MLLSDRDLAAEIKAGTLALEPFDPALVQPSSIDVRLDKLFRVFNNHLYTHIDPSRQQDDLTSTVEVPAGEPFVLHPGEFVLASTLEVISLGDQLAGRLEGKSSLGRLGLLTHSTAGFIDPGFSGHVTLELSNVANLPIMLWPGMKIGQLCIFRLSSPAEYPYGSAVYGSRYQGQRGPTPSRSWQSWHTWPTR